The Pseudoalteromonas aliena SW19 genome includes a region encoding these proteins:
- a CDS encoding GGDEF domain-containing protein: protein MDITALNSTKALRRNVLRWMCLCFGCVSLIFAGFNLLINNFAVLGYLELGLCAYCVHTFVRLNRHALQLRQSLIMCALVTLVIVLGNYFALIKNGLFIWSFALPVLYYLLLGKRFGILFSATLLFLQVFILVNKASLFPFLPLNFGLNLLFVYVSIWAVSHVFEGSRALSSKRLKSLALLDPLTGAGNRLSMNHYFEVELTDKSQLYLFLLDLDYFKQVNDKYGHDVGDKVLIEVATLLRITLAKGYVFRVGGEEFALISSFNNADDALNTAEKLRSVIENTVIDINGEKINITISVGVASYQQDQSLEEFAKEADKQLYKAKRFGRNKVYAKSSTHQKIELESV from the coding sequence ATGGATATTACTGCTCTTAATAGTACTAAGGCATTAAGAAGGAACGTCTTAAGATGGATGTGCTTATGTTTTGGTTGTGTATCGCTAATTTTTGCTGGGTTTAATTTACTCATTAATAATTTTGCGGTACTGGGCTATTTAGAGTTGGGACTGTGTGCTTACTGTGTACACACATTTGTGCGTCTAAACAGACATGCATTGCAACTACGCCAATCGCTTATTATGTGTGCATTAGTTACGTTAGTTATTGTGTTAGGTAACTATTTCGCTTTGATAAAAAATGGCTTGTTTATTTGGTCATTTGCATTACCCGTTTTGTATTACCTGTTGTTAGGTAAGCGCTTTGGGATCCTCTTTTCTGCAACATTACTTTTTTTACAGGTATTTATCTTAGTAAATAAAGCCTCGTTATTTCCTTTTTTACCGCTAAATTTTGGTCTTAATTTACTGTTTGTTTATGTAAGTATTTGGGCTGTTTCTCATGTTTTTGAAGGGAGCAGAGCACTTTCCTCTAAACGCTTGAAAAGTCTAGCCTTGTTAGATCCATTAACGGGTGCTGGTAATCGACTTTCGATGAATCATTATTTTGAGGTCGAATTAACAGATAAATCTCAGTTGTACTTATTTTTATTAGATTTAGATTACTTCAAGCAGGTAAACGACAAATATGGTCACGACGTAGGTGACAAAGTGCTTATTGAAGTTGCAACGTTATTAAGAATTACGTTAGCTAAAGGGTATGTATTTAGAGTGGGTGGAGAAGAATTTGCACTTATTAGCTCATTTAACAATGCAGATGATGCGTTAAATACAGCTGAAAAATTAAGATCTGTCATAGAGAATACAGTGATTGATATTAATGGTGAAAAAATAAATATCACTATAAGTGTAGGGGTTGCTTCTTATCAACAGGATCAATCACTCGAAGAGTTTGCTAAAGAAGCTGATAAACAACTTTATAAAGCAAAACGCTTTGGACGTAATAAAGTATATGCTAAGTCAAGCACACATCAAAAAATTGAATTAGAATCGGTTTAA
- a CDS encoding DUF6279 family lipoprotein has product MFSKIIIKKIAKIITVLSMLLLSACSTSFAYNNLPWLSSFWVDDYIDLNKSQAKQLKQIIENTRNWHRQTELLKYKQDLTNLQAMFNSQLNKEELTKQITLAKGHWGNLLDYASQPLITLAKTLTSKQRKELIDNITADINDEFKEHNELSLQEHKDMRLDKQFDYFKQWLNKLTPEQVRLIKAANEQHINTFLLWQDYKRDRLRALEQTFSNLQLDEQQFATQLEIIITDRDAFIGDELKAKNENNLVLYINLLIDLNNTLSKQQRKSANEHFDDLMQTINELRND; this is encoded by the coding sequence ATGTTTAGTAAAATTATAATAAAAAAAATAGCGAAGATTATTACAGTGCTGAGTATGTTGCTACTTAGCGCTTGCTCAACTTCTTTTGCTTACAATAACTTGCCTTGGCTTTCGTCTTTTTGGGTAGACGACTACATTGATTTAAATAAAAGTCAGGCCAAACAGCTCAAACAAATTATTGAAAATACGCGAAATTGGCACAGACAAACTGAACTGCTCAAATACAAACAAGATCTAACAAATTTACAAGCGATGTTTAATTCACAGTTAAATAAAGAGGAGCTGACTAAACAAATCACGCTTGCTAAAGGTCATTGGGGAAATCTGCTTGATTATGCAAGCCAACCTCTGATCACGTTAGCTAAAACGCTTACATCAAAACAGCGTAAAGAACTTATTGATAATATAACCGCCGATATAAATGATGAGTTTAAAGAGCACAATGAACTCAGCTTGCAAGAACATAAAGACATGCGTTTAGACAAACAGTTTGATTACTTTAAACAATGGCTAAACAAACTCACTCCTGAACAAGTGCGATTAATAAAAGCCGCTAACGAGCAACATATTAATACATTTTTACTATGGCAAGATTATAAACGGGATCGCTTACGTGCACTTGAGCAAACGTTTTCCAACTTACAACTTGATGAACAGCAATTTGCTACACAGCTTGAGATAATCATTACCGATCGCGATGCATTTATTGGTGATGAGTTAAAAGCTAAGAATGAAAATAATTTAGTACTCTATATAAATTTACTTATTGACTTAAATAACACACTTTCTAAGCAACAACGAAAAAGCGCTAATGAACATTTTGACGATTTAATGCAGACAATTAATGAACTTAGAAATGATTAA
- a CDS encoding coniferyl aldehyde dehydrogenase, whose protein sequence is MTTDTSQTISLLAQFNGLQNAFLETPYLSINKRITILKKLRARVVELEEELVDAVSKDFGYRTAFDTLLGDILPTVQGLAHIIKKLPKWSKPSNRAVGLSLWPSKVSVTYQPKGVVGVIAPWNYPIQLAIVPVITAIAAGNRVMLKLSEFTPHTNVVLEKLFSDEMQEHCKVIQGGSDVASEFSSLPFAHLLFTGSTAVGKLVMASASRNLTPVTLELGGKSPVIITEQADIQKAAQTLLFGKMANAGQICVAPDYVFVPKELEHQLIQQLCELYKKHFKDGVEGKNLTSIISDVHYKRLSGYLAQAQELGATIVKPLEQNQQDAEKHRMGLHIVTQVTDEMQLMQDELFGPILPIMSYNKLSEAIDYIKQHHHPLALYILGQDKRAQDYIIKQTLSGTVAVNDTLVQVTADDVPFGGVGHSGMGHYHGKEGFLTFSHAKNTLVSGSFNPRVGMLLKQSKLLIKLLKWLYIK, encoded by the coding sequence TTGACAACAGATACATCACAAACGATTTCTTTATTAGCTCAGTTTAATGGCTTACAAAATGCCTTTTTAGAGACACCCTATTTATCTATAAATAAACGCATTACGATTTTAAAAAAGCTACGTGCACGCGTTGTCGAGCTTGAAGAAGAGCTCGTTGATGCGGTTTCAAAAGACTTTGGTTACAGAACTGCATTTGATACGTTGCTTGGTGATATTTTGCCAACAGTGCAAGGTCTTGCTCATATAATAAAAAAGTTACCAAAATGGTCAAAGCCAAGCAATCGTGCCGTGGGTTTAAGTTTATGGCCCTCTAAAGTGAGTGTAACTTATCAACCTAAAGGGGTCGTCGGAGTTATAGCGCCGTGGAACTACCCTATTCAGTTGGCCATAGTACCTGTTATTACAGCTATTGCCGCAGGTAATAGGGTGATGTTAAAGCTAAGTGAGTTTACCCCGCATACAAATGTTGTTCTTGAAAAACTATTTAGTGATGAAATGCAAGAGCATTGTAAAGTAATTCAGGGGGGGAGCGATGTAGCAAGCGAATTTTCATCACTCCCGTTCGCCCATTTACTATTCACTGGTTCGACAGCGGTTGGTAAATTAGTAATGGCCTCAGCAAGTCGAAATTTAACGCCTGTTACGCTTGAGCTTGGTGGTAAGTCTCCAGTGATCATTACCGAGCAGGCTGATATTCAAAAAGCAGCACAGACACTGTTATTTGGAAAGATGGCTAACGCAGGGCAAATTTGCGTTGCGCCCGATTATGTATTTGTCCCTAAAGAGCTTGAGCATCAGCTTATTCAGCAATTATGCGAGCTTTATAAAAAGCATTTTAAAGACGGTGTTGAAGGTAAAAACTTAACATCGATTATTAGCGATGTACATTACAAACGTTTATCGGGCTATTTAGCGCAAGCACAAGAACTCGGCGCAACTATTGTAAAACCGCTTGAGCAAAATCAGCAAGATGCAGAAAAGCATCGTATGGGGCTACATATAGTTACTCAAGTCACAGACGAAATGCAGCTAATGCAAGATGAGTTATTTGGTCCTATATTGCCGATAATGAGTTATAACAAACTCAGTGAGGCAATTGATTACATTAAACAACATCACCATCCATTAGCACTTTATATTTTAGGGCAAGATAAACGCGCTCAAGACTATATTATTAAGCAAACACTCAGCGGTACAGTTGCTGTTAATGACACGCTAGTGCAAGTTACGGCAGATGATGTACCATTTGGCGGTGTTGGGCACTCAGGTATGGGGCATTATCACGGTAAAGAAGGTTTTTTAACCTTTAGCCATGCTAAAAACACATTAGTTTCTGGTTCTTTTAATCCACGGGTTGGCATGTTACTTAAGCAAAGTAAGTTACTGATCAAATTGCTTAAGTGGTTATATATTAAATAA
- a CDS encoding SLC13 family permease encodes MTQQILKNNSPKKQSMQWFWLLMGPSIMLLTCLVTPPEGMSVAAFNTAGLAFWMASWWVSEVVPIPATALLPLVISPLADIAAIKTVAAPYAHPLIFLFLGGFLISIAMERWGLHKRIALSTMLYAGTKPSLQILAMMLVTAFLSMWMSNTATAVMMLPIALSITNLVKQSDPSNEGFGKALLLSIAYGASIGGIATLIGTPPNALMAAYLSDSYQIEIGFAQWMIVGVPLALSMLIISWVWLTKFAYKVDANMKADQPIDTKRVFLTQLKNLGVLQRAEKGVLFVFVLAALCWIFRPVLGEITGLKISDTGIAIAAALLLFVLPANKGSDERILDWESAAKVPWGVLLLFGGGLTLASQIKSSGLAEFIAHLIEGASAIPLVMGVLVVVALITFLTEITSNTATAAGFLPLLGPVAESITGSPLVWVIPAAIACSCAFMMPVATPPNAIVFGSGQIQMRDMIRAGFVLNIVAIVLITLVTMTIAAHVFKF; translated from the coding sequence ATGACTCAACAAATTTTAAAAAATAATTCTCCTAAAAAGCAAAGCATGCAATGGTTTTGGTTATTGATGGGCCCAAGTATTATGTTGCTTACTTGCCTAGTGACCCCACCGGAGGGAATGTCGGTTGCAGCATTTAATACGGCAGGGTTGGCATTTTGGATGGCCTCATGGTGGGTAAGTGAAGTTGTGCCTATACCTGCTACGGCTTTGCTACCATTAGTTATTTCACCCTTAGCTGATATTGCAGCAATAAAAACGGTTGCTGCACCTTATGCACACCCTTTAATCTTTTTATTTTTAGGCGGATTTTTAATATCTATTGCAATGGAACGGTGGGGGTTACATAAACGGATAGCCCTGAGTACTATGCTTTATGCAGGTACAAAGCCTAGTTTGCAAATTTTAGCGATGATGCTAGTAACCGCATTTTTATCTATGTGGATGTCCAATACTGCAACGGCGGTAATGATGCTACCAATTGCGCTTTCAATAACTAATTTAGTTAAGCAATCAGATCCTAGCAATGAAGGGTTTGGTAAAGCATTGTTATTATCAATCGCATATGGGGCTAGTATTGGTGGCATTGCCACATTAATAGGTACACCCCCTAATGCGTTAATGGCTGCCTATTTATCTGATAGCTACCAAATTGAAATTGGCTTTGCGCAGTGGATGATTGTAGGGGTTCCTCTTGCTTTAAGTATGTTGATTATTAGCTGGGTTTGGCTTACTAAGTTTGCATATAAAGTTGATGCTAACATGAAAGCCGATCAACCAATTGATACAAAAAGGGTGTTTTTAACGCAGTTAAAAAACTTAGGAGTACTACAGCGTGCCGAAAAAGGCGTGTTATTTGTGTTTGTATTAGCAGCACTGTGTTGGATATTTAGACCTGTACTTGGCGAGATCACAGGACTGAAAATTTCTGATACCGGTATTGCGATTGCTGCAGCATTATTATTGTTTGTTTTACCCGCAAACAAGGGCAGTGACGAGCGTATTCTTGATTGGGAAAGTGCAGCTAAAGTACCGTGGGGCGTTTTATTATTATTTGGGGGAGGGCTTACACTCGCATCTCAAATTAAATCATCAGGGCTTGCTGAATTTATTGCTCACCTAATTGAAGGCGCCAGCGCTATTCCACTTGTTATGGGTGTGCTTGTTGTGGTGGCATTAATTACATTTTTAACTGAGATCACCAGCAACACAGCCACTGCTGCAGGGTTCTTACCGTTATTAGGACCCGTTGCAGAATCAATAACGGGTTCACCTCTTGTATGGGTTATTCCTGCTGCTATTGCTTGTAGTTGTGCGTTTATGATGCCCGTTGCAACCCCTCCAAACGCAATCGTATTTGGCTCAGGGCAAATACAAATGCGCGATATGATAAGGGCGGGCTTTGTACTCAATATTGTCGCCATTGTTTTAATAACACTGGTCACTATGACGATTGCAGCTCACGTATTTAAATTCTAA
- a CDS encoding porin, with translation MTKTTHTRILLLSIGCLATFSHTAFATDYTVYGKAEVQIATTDTGIMRYVKEGTQIEAPYSRIGIKGAHKLNEYLTAVFKYEVQVKGFEEDDTQEPFTARNTYLGLKGAFGEVVVGRNDTRFKYSEGKLDNFNETQADIAQVIAGQDRLGDTISYTSNSWHNTQFSFTYAPKDDNKDNKAGYAATFIYGDRNLKNTPYYISLSRVDSLNNIKANRLAGVYKFEQLQLGVLYQHSESVDGTKSGNGYVLSASYTLDKWVPKIQFAKDDSALRQQTDATQWTTGLDYVFDKQTTAYLLYTDLDLDENTDSSVALGLKYKF, from the coding sequence ATGACAAAAACTACACACACTCGTATTTTATTACTATCAATTGGCTGTTTAGCCACATTTTCCCACACCGCTTTTGCTACAGATTACACTGTTTACGGTAAAGCCGAAGTGCAAATTGCCACTACTGATACGGGCATAATGCGTTATGTCAAAGAAGGTACTCAAATTGAGGCGCCATACTCACGTATAGGCATTAAAGGCGCACATAAATTAAATGAATATTTAACTGCGGTTTTTAAATATGAAGTACAAGTTAAGGGCTTTGAAGAAGATGATACACAAGAGCCATTCACTGCACGTAATACTTACTTAGGTTTAAAAGGTGCGTTTGGTGAGGTCGTTGTAGGCAGAAACGATACTCGATTTAAGTACTCAGAAGGAAAGCTTGATAATTTTAACGAAACGCAAGCAGATATAGCACAAGTTATTGCAGGGCAGGACCGACTTGGCGATACTATTAGCTATACCTCAAACTCTTGGCATAATACGCAGTTTTCTTTTACTTATGCCCCAAAAGACGATAATAAAGACAACAAAGCAGGTTACGCTGCCACATTTATTTATGGCGACCGTAATTTAAAAAATACGCCGTACTATATCTCTTTAAGTCGAGTTGATTCACTTAATAATATAAAAGCAAATCGTCTTGCTGGTGTTTATAAATTTGAACAATTACAACTAGGTGTACTATACCAGCATTCTGAATCGGTAGATGGTACTAAATCGGGTAATGGTTATGTGTTAAGTGCCAGCTATACACTTGATAAGTGGGTGCCAAAAATTCAGTTTGCGAAGGATGATTCAGCGCTTCGCCAACAGACTGATGCAACTCAATGGACTACTGGTCTCGACTATGTATTTGATAAACAAACTACCGCTTATCTACTGTATACCGATTTAGACTTGGACGAAAATACAGACAGTAGTGTTGCACTTGGCCTTAAATATAAGTTTTAG
- a CDS encoding efflux RND transporter periplasmic adaptor subunit: MKKHLIAAALAGALLTLAGCADESTAPSTQAQHLQPIDVAAVLVKPVQSWHTYTTRLESPQEVALMPRVSGVIERIAFNEGDNVKKGDLLFKLDDRPFAAVVASLDAQINSAQAALEQAKSEAKRAVRLTQRKAISTEQAESRTSVLRQREAQLAALQAQLTAAELDLEFTSIVSPIDGVISRANITKGNNIIAGQSVLTSIVSNEQMYAYFDIDERTWNSAFSNVTAASRQPVVMQKVGQNDFAYKGHINFIDNQINASTGTLRVRAVFDEDNNQLRSGSFARIKLAANSISEQVIVPDRAIGTDLKNRFVLTVGENNVLEYKLVTVGERYGSLRAVTSGLSQGDVIAVNGPARVGPGMPIKPNTVTIDSSDVAFTLSNDESRLVAKQ, encoded by the coding sequence ATGAAAAAACATTTAATTGCTGCTGCACTCGCTGGCGCATTACTAACACTTGCAGGTTGTGCCGATGAAAGCACAGCACCTTCGACTCAAGCACAGCATCTTCAACCAATCGATGTTGCAGCGGTATTAGTTAAACCAGTACAAAGCTGGCACACCTATACAACGCGTTTAGAGTCTCCTCAAGAAGTCGCGTTAATGCCACGCGTATCAGGTGTCATTGAGCGTATTGCATTTAATGAAGGCGACAATGTTAAAAAAGGCGACTTATTATTTAAGTTAGACGACCGTCCATTTGCAGCGGTTGTAGCAAGCCTTGATGCGCAAATTAACAGTGCACAAGCTGCGTTAGAACAAGCAAAAAGTGAAGCTAAACGAGCTGTGCGTTTAACGCAGCGTAAAGCAATCTCTACTGAGCAGGCTGAATCTCGAACCTCTGTTTTACGCCAACGTGAAGCGCAGCTTGCGGCTTTGCAAGCACAGCTTACAGCAGCTGAACTTGATTTAGAGTTTACGTCAATTGTATCGCCAATTGATGGGGTTATTTCGCGCGCAAATATTACTAAAGGCAATAATATTATTGCGGGCCAAAGCGTATTAACAAGTATTGTCTCAAACGAGCAAATGTATGCGTACTTTGATATTGATGAACGCACTTGGAACAGTGCTTTTAGCAATGTAACAGCCGCTAGCCGTCAACCTGTTGTTATGCAAAAAGTAGGGCAAAACGATTTTGCATACAAAGGGCACATCAATTTTATTGATAACCAAATCAATGCCTCTACAGGCACTTTGCGTGTGCGCGCTGTGTTTGATGAAGATAACAACCAGCTTCGCTCGGGTTCATTTGCACGCATTAAATTAGCTGCTAACTCAATCTCTGAGCAAGTTATTGTGCCAGATAGAGCCATTGGCACCGATTTAAAAAATCGCTTTGTATTAACCGTTGGCGAAAATAACGTGCTTGAGTACAAATTAGTCACTGTGGGTGAGCGTTATGGTTCGCTTCGCGCAGTAACATCAGGTCTTTCACAGGGTGATGTCATTGCCGTAAATGGTCCTGCTCGTGTAGGCCCAGGCATGCCAATTAAGCCAAATACAGTAACAATAGACAGCAGTGATGTTGCATTCACTCTTTCTAATGACGAATCACGTTTAGTGGCTAAGCAATAA
- a CDS encoding tetratricopeptide repeat protein: protein MSQFNLKPLILAGVLFASPFAHATLEEGIIAANEGRFEYALKEFEYLADKGFAPGIYELGKLYEGGFGVVRDYHKAAQLYQQGVKKNHVDSMFALAVLYDEGKGVKLDKQMALSLFEKAANKNLPAAQFNLGVMYANGDGVSHDFELAKKWYEKAAANNYSLAQFNLALMYFEGLGMPKDLEKSYIWNTIAEYNGNMQASHSRKLDERKMLPKEVEEAKEKADAIYARILAGTYAGEGRLF, encoded by the coding sequence ATGTCACAGTTTAATTTAAAACCATTAATACTTGCTGGCGTTTTATTTGCAAGCCCTTTTGCCCATGCAACATTAGAAGAGGGCATTATAGCCGCTAACGAAGGTCGATTTGAATACGCATTAAAAGAGTTTGAATACCTAGCCGACAAAGGTTTTGCACCTGGCATATACGAACTTGGGAAATTATATGAAGGTGGCTTTGGCGTAGTACGCGACTACCATAAAGCCGCGCAGCTTTATCAACAGGGTGTTAAAAAGAATCATGTCGATTCTATGTTCGCATTAGCTGTACTTTACGATGAAGGTAAAGGTGTTAAGCTCGATAAGCAAATGGCTTTGAGCCTATTTGAAAAAGCAGCAAATAAAAACTTACCCGCAGCACAATTTAACCTAGGTGTTATGTACGCAAACGGGGATGGCGTTAGTCACGATTTTGAACTTGCAAAAAAATGGTACGAAAAAGCGGCTGCAAATAACTATTCCCTCGCGCAATTCAACTTAGCACTCATGTATTTTGAAGGCTTAGGTATGCCTAAAGATCTCGAAAAGTCATACATTTGGAACACTATTGCTGAGTACAACGGTAATATGCAAGCAAGCCATAGCCGCAAACTCGATGAGCGTAAAATGCTCCCTAAAGAAGTTGAAGAAGCGAAAGAAAAAGCAGACGCTATATATGCAAGAATTTTAGCGGGTACTTATGCAGGCGAAGGCCGCTTATTTTAA
- a CDS encoding LysR family transcriptional regulator — MDTTSRLLMLLEVVEQGSFAKAAEIRNIDRSVISKQISRLEDELGVRLLNRTTRSFSLTAAGAEMIKKAAELRELLGDTIRMAENYHLEPRGVLKITSSTLIGRRYLQPVLNDFQKRFPQVEVELRLDDRLVDIVSEGFDLAFRVGEPKDSSLIARKIARNRLLIVAAPEFISTYGMPSSMEELAELPAASYASNTMRVETVDYYNSSGEPCEQKIKSVYRANDAEALLMKAISGTAYFVAPAFIIGDEITDGKLIPILTDVKLMDYSAMYAVYPHRDLPVRTRLFFDAVREYLGKDKPIWENRIPNFEQMY; from the coding sequence ATGGATACAACCAGTCGGCTTTTAATGCTGCTTGAAGTAGTTGAACAAGGCTCTTTTGCCAAGGCAGCTGAAATTCGTAACATTGACCGCTCTGTTATCTCTAAACAAATTAGCCGATTAGAAGATGAACTCGGTGTTAGGTTATTAAACAGAACAACTCGTTCTTTTTCGTTAACCGCTGCTGGCGCAGAAATGATAAAAAAGGCTGCTGAACTTAGAGAATTACTCGGTGATACAATTCGTATGGCTGAGAATTACCATTTAGAGCCCCGAGGCGTATTAAAAATAACCTCATCTACGTTAATAGGTCGGCGCTATTTACAGCCTGTACTTAATGACTTTCAAAAACGTTTTCCACAAGTTGAAGTAGAGCTTCGCTTGGACGATCGTTTAGTTGATATTGTCTCTGAGGGGTTCGATTTGGCATTTAGAGTGGGAGAGCCAAAAGATTCATCTCTAATTGCACGTAAAATTGCGCGTAATCGTTTACTCATTGTTGCCGCTCCCGAGTTTATCAGCACTTATGGCATGCCATCCAGTATGGAAGAATTGGCCGAATTACCCGCCGCAAGTTATGCCAGTAATACGATGAGGGTTGAAACAGTTGATTATTACAACAGCTCGGGTGAACCATGTGAGCAAAAAATAAAAAGTGTATATCGCGCTAACGATGCCGAAGCACTGCTCATGAAAGCCATATCTGGCACAGCGTATTTTGTAGCGCCAGCATTTATAATCGGTGACGAAATTACCGATGGTAAATTAATACCTATATTAACGGATGTAAAGTTGATGGATTACAGCGCAATGTATGCTGTTTATCCGCACAGAGATTTACCAGTAAGAACACGTTTATTTTTTGATGCTGTGCGCGAATACTTAGGAAAAGACAAGCCTATTTGGGAAAATAGAATCCCTAATTTTGAGCAAATGTATTAA